AAGATGGGGGGGAGGAACTGTTTAGGGCAGGAGACCAGACCTGTCTTTGCTGGGTAGTGGTTTGCTCCCTGCCCCTGCACCACCGCCATCAGGAGATGTTCTCTCTGACTCTTCCCTCGCCAGGTGTCAGCATCATCCAACCCCCGTTCAGCAGGGGACGAGGAGCTGCCACCATCGGGCAAGGCACGGGGGCTGAGGCGGAGTGGGCATGCTGGCCCGCGGCGGCACAGGCGCAGAGGGGTGGCTCAGCAGGCTGCCaggagcccagcactgccccagcccagTGGTGCTGGCCAGGAGGAGAGCCTGCCCTTCATGCTGGACCTGCAGAACTTGCCGGGACTGGCCAATGTGGACCTGAGTGCCCAGAACCCCAACATCCAGGTggggagtggggctgggagggccaAGGGGGGAAGTGGGTGAGGGCTGTGGGGTAAGTGGTGCTCTCCAGCCTCATTTGGTTCCTTAAGAGAAATGATCTCATGAGCAGGGTCTGTGTGGCCGCTGTCATCTGTTTTCTTGGTGACTACCAGCTACAGATAGCTGGCATGGAGAAGCTCCCCGACTGAGGAATTTGCTCACAGTCTTTCCCCTGCCCCCCCGCACCCCCTCTTCACAGAACAGGAGTAAACCATCCTTACATGGGGGACCTCTCAATTTCTGAGGGTGGTGTTGGCCCCTGTGGGTGACCACCAGCCACCCTGTGCTTCCCACTCTGTCCCTGCTCAGTCCCTCTGGATGAGGAGATACCATTTGTGCTCCTCATATGGTCCTACAGCCCTCAGTGCCTGTGGCCTCTTGGGCTGGGAGCCAGTGCATGGTCTGGTAGGTCTGTCCAAGGGCTGTGCCCCACCTCACTGCCTTGCCTCACCTCATATCTGCCCCCCAGGTGACCATTGAAGTGGTGGATGATCCTCAGGCTGAGATGGAGATGGACTTGTTGAAGGAGACAAGCAATGACTGGTCTCTGACATCCTCTGAGTGGTTGTCTCACAAGGACCTCTTCTGGCCCCTCTTCTGGGAATACAGTGACCCTgctgagggggaggaggaggatgaagatgaagaggaggaggaagaggaagaagaggatgaCAACCTGGATGTAGAGGacagggaggaagaagaggatgaTGATGAAGAGGAGGATTTCCCAACAGAATATGAGGAGGAGGAGTCTATGCTTAGTGGAGTAGGTGGTAACTGGGACCAGCGATGGCCTGGGCAGAAAAACTGGAtctttaaggaaaaatataattacGGTGAGTTCTCTTGGCAtgtgcagctgccctgcagaccAGCAATGCCCTCCCTTGTCCTGCCTGGCCTGCAGCCCTCCACCAGGGATCACAGCACACtagtgctcagctcctgcatACAAAATAAGCAGGCATGCCAAGGAGCAAGGCCAGCACActcagctggggctgccagcAGTCAGTCATACCAGTGTCCCAGCAGGAATTGTCCTTGCATGTGATCACACTGGAGCATGGGCTCTAGCAAAGGCATGTTCGGACGAGTCATACAGTATAAATGTTTAATGACAAGTGCTGCTGCCATTGACTCAGGTCCCTGTAGTGACATCAGTGCCAGAAGCCTTTTCCACAGGCCTGGGTTCCCCccaggagaggagctgcagagagctaGATGACAGATTCTCAGTGGGCAGATGGGCCAGGGCACCACAGCAGCTCCCGCCTGCAGCTTCCTGGCCATGACCCCAAAACCAGACAGCCTTTGCTAATACATGATGTTCAGCATCATGGCCAGTGTGCTAGGTCATGTGGGGGTGGGCAGTGATACCTGTTTGGGTTGGTATGACTGGAGCAAAGCTGTGAGAATGAGAGCCTTTGTTCAGGGCTGCTTCCCTGGGGTTGGCAGTGAAGATGGAGTTGGTCCTTGGCATTGTGTGGCTGGGCACCTCTATGTGCCCCAGGCAGCACTGTTCCTGTTCAGGGACggaggcagagctgagggaggtCCCAGGTggctgctgtgtcccctccagCTAAAGCTTTGCTGAGGTCCATCActcttttcctcttccctgcCGTGCACAGACTATGAAGATGAGGAGGAGTGGAGCCCATGGTCCCCTTGCAGCATCACCTGTGGCAGTGGCAACCAGAAGAGGACCCGATCCTGTGGCTATGCATGCACAGCAACAGAGTCGAGGACCTGCGATCTGACACACTGTCCTGGTGAGCCCCTGGCCAGAACAGTCCTTGGGTGCTGTCTGACTTTGGTGCGGGCTCATCCcccactgctgcaggctgggcatTGCTCATGCTTAGTTATGTTTAATGTGATCAGGGCTAATGACCATGGGGCTTTGTTTTCACAAAGAAGCTATGATTTGGCTTCATGGCTCCCGAGGCGGTTGTGTGGGGCCCAGGGGTGGTAGAGCTGGCATTAAGTTTGGTGTGTGACTTCTTGCACCTCTCTCACATTGGGAGCTTTAAATCCTCTCCTGAGGCATATTGAGAGCCAGCTCTGTATGCTGTGATTTTCATAACTAACAGCTTCTGTTGGGCCAGTCTTGCTGCTGGCCCTTCCTTCCAAACACCGGGCATGCTACCAAAGAAGTGGCaggagaagggctgggagaTAGGTGGTGTCTGGTGTACATatacagagggaaaaaaccacCTTTCCTCCAGTGTTCAGCTGGGCtctttgttttgggttttttttctgtctcaagGATCAGAAGGAGAGATGGTCTTCCCCACAGAGGAGACACCTTTCAAAAGTGACAACACCACAGAGCTGTTCAACTCAGGTCAGCCTCTGCCTCTGCTTTGCACTGGGGCTTCAGTGAGAGACCTTGGGAGGGTCGTAGCTGGCTGGTGGGGAGGGTTCAGGGTTCAGCCAAGGGATCCTGTGTCTGCTGTCCAGACCTAAGTCACCCAGACCATGGCCATGTGCAGTGGTCACGCTGCCAAACCCAGttgtccccacagccctggtACAACACAGTCCTGCCCTCTCTCATGAGGGAATGTTgccagcctggccccagcacaaaACCCCTTCCCTCTGTCACTGCCTTGGGGGTGGAGCCTGGCTCTCCTCCCAAGAGccgggctgctcctgcctggtgGTTGCAGGCTCCACTGGTGGTGTTGGCATGGCTTCAGGCAAATGGCCGCTGGGTAAAGTGGGGTGCAGAGTGTGCGTGCCCTCACCCTTTTGGTACCCTCCCCCAGAGGTGGACAGCTGTGAGAAGTGGCTGAACTGCAAGAGCGACTTCCTCACCAAGTACCTGAGCAAGGTGCTGACGGAcctgcccagctgcccctgctcctACCCGCTGGAGGCCGTCTACAGTGCCGTCAACCTGCGGGATGAGCAGCAGGGCAAGAGCTTCCGATGGCGGGATGCCAGCGGACCCAAGGAGCGCCTGGACATCTACAAGCCAACGGCACGCTTCTGCCTGCGCTCCATGCTGTCCCTTGACAGCACCACCCtggctgcccagcactgctgctatGACGAGCACACCCGCCTCATCACCCGCGGCAAGGGGGCTGGTGTCCCCAACCTCATCAGCACCGAGTTCTCTCCGGAGCTGCACTACAAGGTGGACATGCTGCCCTGGATCCTTTGCAAGGGTGACTGGAGCCGGTATCACGCCGTCCGGCCCCCCAACAATGGGCAACGCTGTGCTGACAACCCCACCGAGGAGGAGtacctgtcccagctgcaggaggcCAAGGAGTACTAGCCACAGGCACTCTCAAAGGTGCCACGACCACCACTGGCTTGCATCCCTGCGCAGCCTGGCCAGCCCTGACCCTGCTCATGGGCTCTTCAGTGGTGCCAGGCAAAACGGGAGGATGCACTGTCCATCTCATCCCCTCAGAGGAGTGTCTCCTCCGATTTCTGAGGGTGCTGGAGGTTATTGTGGTGAAGTCCCTGCCGTGCCAcccagggcagccctgcagTCCAGGGCTCCCGGCCTGGCAtgtggagagcagcaggggctgggaggtATAAAGGGAACAAGGGGCTGCTCCTGTCTGCTTTTATTCTCTATGACCTTTCAACGCAGCCTGAAAGCTGAGCACAGGGTGAAgtgggctcagctcctgctggcttCACACCACATGTGAGGAGCTGTCgcaggcagggctgcctgcTCTTGTCTGTACACCTTCCCTGGCACACGCTGGTTTATGTCTGAAACTGGGGTTAGGTCTTCCTAGAGAGTGCAGAGCTGTTCCAGCCACGCATACAGAGCAGGGCCCCCCATCCTTGGGCTTGTGCAtgcacagctgggaaggagcCGGGAAAGGCTTATGGGTCTGTGGGTCTGGGGGAGTGGGCTGTGGGGCAGAAGGAGACTGGCTGCCTGGGCTTCCTTGGCAAGATTGCATAGCCACCAGGGTTTTGGCTGCCAAAGCTACACATAGGTGGACCTCAGAGGAGGTCAGCATGGGGACACACCACCTTGTGTGCATCTCAGCCACTCTGCCTTGGTGCTTGGGGAAACAGGGTGGTAGCATCTGTACAAGTCACAGCACTAGCCCTCTACCAGACCTTGGCCCCTTGGCAGTCCCCAGAGGGTCTCAGGAGCACCTGTGACACAGCCCAAAAGAAAGTCCTGTGTTTCCCactcacagccctgccaggggcaggaggcACCTCGGCTGCTGCTCATGCCATTGCTGGTGAGGAGCAAAAAGCACTGAGCCAAGCTAGGCCCTGCTCCATGCTGAGTctgcccatgtccccagctgctccATTCTGTGTCTGCCCAAGTCCCCACCTGGAGGCAGCTCAGACAAACCAAGCCATGGACCCATCAGGCTCGCTTCCAGGCCAGGCTCCCACATGTGGCTCCAGAGGAGGAAGACACACGTGCTAATAATGTCAATACCTGGTGTCCACAGATCAGGGATTGTGATGCTCTCTGTTGGCACTTTGatcttgcctgggttttatTCAGCTTTTCACAGGTCCATGGCAGTGTCTCCCAGCATATTTTGGAagcttttctgcagagaaactAGGCTGAGCACCTTTGTCCCTGGACATTCAGTTGCTGAACCGACAGAAAATTTAGAGCttttatttaagaaattttATGCATCAGGGGAAATAAAAGTGAAGCACACATAAAGAACAATGGAGTCATTTCTACTCTAGAAGTTTCATGCAAGGCTGCTAGCTACTCCATGTACTTCTGCAGGGCACTGTTGAACCAAAAAGCTGGTTGCAATGGTCCTTAGTTGACCATCCTGTACTGTCTGTAGTTTTTACAGGAGCTTTCTCCAGCTTCAGTGAATATTCTGAAAGCTCCTTGGAGAGTCTTTCTGGGGGTGTCTTTTTATCTGTTGTATGTATGTTGATCCATTTGCCTTGGTTACTGATAGAATATTGCATCCCTGGTCATCCATACCTAAGACTTCATAGCTGGTAAAACAAAAGTATTAATGAAGGTATTTCTGAATTATTCTTACTCAACTATTATTACACCCTTGTATCCCTAGACTGTGGTTATGGGTTCTATCAAAATACAGGCAGACATCCATTTCCCAACTGACATGCAGTCTGAGATGACCAGTGTTCTGTAAATGGTGAGAAGGAAGAGAACCAAATAAGCATGGATGGAGACCTAGACCTTGGAACATTTTCATGATCACTGCATGTTCTCTAGCCCAGATGGTCATTCACTCGCTAGTTTCTGGCAAAGAGGTAGGTCATATAGAGGTAGTCAAGAGGGGGTGACAGTGATCTGGTGGCTTGGTTCTGGGAGCCAGGGAGCCTCAGCAAGAGACATGGAAGCAAATGAATTGAGCATCTGAAGCCATGGAAGGATGAGCTTGTGAGCTGCAGTCATTCAGCAGAGCATATTTCTACTCCCATACCATATGCCATCATTAACATGATCAAATTCTCAGTGGAGTTTATTTACCATCAGTGCAGACTTCTTTAAAACAACCTCCTATTGAACATGCCCAGTGTTCAGTATTGGACCCACGCATGGAAGCAGGACTCCTACAAACAATCTTTCTTGAAGAAGACTTGCAAAAGCTCAGCCAATTTGTTTGTTAAACTGGCTGCTCTCTAAGGAAGTGCTCTTACAGTAAGAGTGTTACCCAGGATTTTTACTCTCCTCTTTATTCTGGCTATGTCAACCAGTCTAacccccagaaaaaaaaaagtgtaattcCTGTAAGAACTGGAGTTCCTGTCCAAGGGCAAGTAAAAAAATTTATTGCATTGATACTCTCCCGTTCCCTGATGTCCCCACAAAAGCTAGTTGAGAGCCAAGTAGCTGTTCTGCTTTGCTGTCTCTCTGCTTTGGACAATACAGGCACAAACTGGAGCATGAGAAACAAGCACCTCTGTTCCTCATACAAGCACCTTACGCACCGTGAGGCTTTGCAGAGCATCATGAGAAAAGCAGACATTAATcaagtgtttatttttatatcctGTCAAAGATTCTGTCCAGCCCACTGCTATTTAAGTAATGAATCTCTAAGCTTTCACTCCTTAAGTTTATtggttttttatatatataatatatataaaatgtctTTTATTCCTACAAAATTTCACAGAGAAGAATTCTTTAACCTGATGCTGCAATAAAGcactttatatatttatatgtcaTGCTGATGTCATTCAGTTGTGACTGAAGCATGTGTTGCTATTTATTTTGGTTGAGAGGGATGATACTATGTTTAACGCTGTATGTCTTGggttcccagccccagctggggcCCTGGTGGCTTTGCTTCCTTACCTTAACATTTGCATTTGAAGTTGTCTGGCTGCAAGTCACAGGTAAGAAAGACTATCTGGATCCCATGGGATATGTGAAGTTCTTCTTTCAGGGAAGGAAGCCTCCTACAAGAAGACCCTGAAGGTCAGTGCTGAGAAGCAAATGCATTtcctgtgctccagccctgaCCTTGGGCTTTATTCCATGGTCGGCCTGGCCAGAGCTGGGTACTGGCTGATGGTCGAGCACACCacagcagggggaaaaaaccccagcatCATCCCAGCTAAAAAACTCTTTtggcaaaccacctccagagccAACAGCTAATTATAGCAGGGGGATTTGCAAAGCTTTCCAGGGATCACAACTTCTTTTTGCTGTTAATTTAGTGTGTAAATCATAAACACTTCCAAGCTCTTGCTGTTTCCAGCTGTTTCCTCTCCTCTGTTGCTCCTTTTGCTTTGTACTGGCTGCACATCTGTCAAGGGTTAATCTGCTGCTCTAGCATGAGACTGCTTCACAGCTGCCTGGCACCATTGCCGGCCCCTGCCTGGGGGGAGCAGGTGACGTCTCTCAGTGAAGGATGCTAGGGGCTTCCTGCTGGCCTTCTGCGACATCCAAAACATTGTTGCATGAAGCCCAAGCCAGGGGGTAGCAGGATGAGCTCCACTCTGCTCAGAGAAAATCACTCCTTCCCTGGAGGGGCAGTCAGCAGTTACTGCTATGTTTATAACATGCCTAATGTGCTTTTATCCTCTGCAACAAGGTCCTTGCTGTGCTGGATGATGGCCCCTGCTGTGAAACTCCTGGGATATAGAAATCACACAGATGGAAGCAGGAAGAATTCCTGCCCTAATTCTGCAGGTGCTGAAGACCTGGAGATGTCACCTGAAATCATACAGTCCATGACAGTCTTAAACTGCAATTTGCCTGCTGCTTTGAGCACAAAACTTCCTGACTGGTTGCTGTTGAGTTGTCTCAGTCTGCCAGCCTGGACTGGAGCTGAGCTGGACCAGTCTCCTGGCATCCAGCGTGCAGTGGTGTTTGTCTGCACACAGAAGGAGCCGTACCCAGAGTTTGCTGGGGCACAGGGGTGAGGAAAGCCCATCTCTCAGGGATGAACATGAGATTTTGTAGGAACATGTTTACAGCATGGAGATCCCattacctgattttttttttcagggctCCAGCTCCAAGAATCCAGTTGTAGAAAGCACACAAAAAGCCCAGCTGGGCCCAGAAGGATCTctggaaggagaaaagagaatgaTAATGCCAGGAGAGTTTAGCCAAAGCCTGTGCAGCAGGCCTGAACTGCAATGCCTGGTATTAACCTAGGAAAGAGCAAGGTGTGGTTGTGGTCTGTGGATCATGAGTTAAAACTGTAGTTCTAGAGAAGAAACAAACCTTTCAGACACCCCTGTTCTGGCCTGTGAAGGGACACACTTCACTGTGTGGCCACATTAGTCTTCTGAGCTGGTGGCACACCTCTGGAGCAGAAAactagaaaaaacaaaaaaacaaaccccagcacACTGCAGGTTTTCAGCTGTAGTCCTGCTGACCTCACTTTTCCACTTTGTCAAGATAATTTTTGATTCTAAACTTGTCTCCTGAACTTGTCTTTTACAGCACCAGTGGtaaggtaatttttttgttttgtttttaagttaCCAAACATATTATCTTCTATACCAAAATGTACTGTACCTGTACCTAATATACCTGTACATTACAGGTTTATTAGGCCTTCCCTTATGTACTATTAAAAGTATTATACAGAGCATTGCCTACAGTCTTAAAAAATTCAAAGACCCCTTTTGGTTTATTGTTTGATGGTTGCTTCTTACTCATCTCTATGTGCCTCATAACAGCATGGTCAGTGAGGATCCACCTCTGACTTCCATCATTGTGAAAAAAACacttgttttctggttttttaacctttgttttctttaattgaCAGGACTTCCCCTCTTATCCTGTGTCAGATTCTTAAAGAGCTTTTGGGCCAGAGTATACTGAACCTTGCTTTTTTCCCTAACTTTATACATCCCTTCCTTCCCCAAATAGCTGAAGGACTACTAAACTGTGACTGTTTTCCAATACTTCCAAATAAAGCAGAGGTCTGGGGTTTCTCATTAGCATCGTGTAGCTGCACTGGAGGTCAGCTGTAGCTGCAGGAGTGTGTGACTGCTGGCAGTAGGCAGATGTAGTGCAGTGACCTTCTCTAACATGACTTAAGGCTCAGATCTCCTTCACCAAGTAAATGTCTAAAGTGGTGTAAGGCCTTAATTACCATTGCTGTGCCCCATtagagctggcacagcctggcacacTCTGCCTGAGTGCACAGCTGGGCCTTTTAGCACAAGCTTTTCTTCACTGCTGGGTTAGTCCAATAGATTCTCATGTGAACGGCAGCCAAGGCATGGCTACATTACACAGcctgttctgctgctgtggggatggTGATTTCCAGCCTGTGGGGCAGGGAGCCAGCTGGGGAAGCACCAGCATAACTCAGGGTAGTCAGTTTTGCTGGAAGAGCCCTCAAATGGCCTCCGAGCAAAGCCCTGAGTCCATGAGCCCCATGCATGTGGGTTGCTGGCCGAGGCCAAAGCGTGCCCTATTAGAGTAGCAGCAGGATGCCTGAAGTAAACCCTGCTCGTGATGAAAGGAAGGCAATTAAAATTCCACTTCAGTTGCCTTCCTGTCCCACTTCCTAACCTTCCAGCAGCAGGTGATTAGCAGAGCCTGCCTTctgctcccctggcccagctgtggcagcagagcctgcagccgGCGAGCACTGCTACCGCGGCAGTGCTGCCGAAGCACAGCAAAGACATCGCAACTCAGCTGTCACCTTTGTCTCAGGCTGACTTAGAACAAGctcatttttttcagtttttaaataattttgctcTTCTTTTACCAAATTTTTGGCTGTGAACTTACCTGCTAGCCCTGCTGTTTAAGGTTTCCCACATTGCTGTCCAGGATTTCCCAACCAGAAAACCAAGCATACAGGCTGTACAGTGAGATCAGTGTTTTCCATCATGTTACCTGCCCCCCTGCAGAATACCAGCTGCATACAGTATTTGTGCATAAAAATCCTGGCAAAATACCTGCATCCATTTTCCCAGCCAGACACTGCTTTAGGGAAGAGAACCCTGCATGGCACAGAGAAGCTCTACAGCTGCCTCTTTGTACAACTTCCTTTGTTCTCACAGGTCAGCTCAGGGATGAGTACACACTACAGAATTTTGTTCATGCTGCATTCTTGATGTCTGTCTGTACACACTTTATCATGATTTTTTTATACTTCAGCACTTTGAAGTAGTGAAAACAGACTGAATACTCTTTATAGTTTAAAAGGAGACTCCAACAACTACATTCAGGGATTTTTAAAACAGCCActaaagtttttttcctgtctcctCTATTGAAGGGAACAGTATCCACATAcaattcagattttaaaaaaataaaaaaaaaaaaaccaaggaaaatccccaaaccagTAAATTTCACCCTGTAACATTACTCTCCTCTAGTTTACTAGAGGAACTCTGCAGAAAACACTAGGAAAAAACAAAGTATACAAGAGAAACTCATGcctcaaaaagaaaaccaagcaCTTCTGTCACCCTTGAGGTTAAGCAGGTTGACACTTCTGCTCAGTCAGATTTTCACCCCTCCTATAAACAAGTTTATTACTCTTGAAGACAGCTCTGGGAACTAATGTATTAACAGGTGAGagcaagcattttttttcttcctcaccAGTTAAAGCAATAGCTGGAGTATGATGAGCAAGAAGTACTGCACCCTCTAGACTCTAAATGGAGGTGggatttatttctgaaaaaagtTTGCTTTGGCCTGAAGCTCTTGGAGGTAGCTGGCCCTGGGCCCCACAGCCTTCTAGAACCATTGAGCTATAAACTCCTAGGTGAGTTTCCCTAGCGCTGGTTTGCATGATTGCCGTGCTTGTAGAGCAGAGTACTGGAAGTGTAAGAAATGACTGTATTGAAGGGGATATGCAAAGGAGAGGAACAGCTTGAACAGGATCATAGATCCCTTCAAAAATGGGAAGAGCTTGAAACATTTACTACCGGCAGATcaaaagcagagggaaaatgAGCAGCTGCTCAGACTAAAAACTGCATCAAGCTCATGCTCTCCCCCAGAAGTGAGGAATAAATCATATTGGCATCAGCAATCCTCATTGATCGGTGTTTTTCTAGACAGATCCCTCCCTCAGCCTATCACTCAACCCTTTGAACTCAAGCCAATCTGAGGACACGAATTCCACAGTGTTTTTTTAAGTTAGGTTTATTTAGCAATAGAAGTATGTACATGTAAGAGAATCCCCTGCAGCACAAGACATGCACAAAGCAGTGAGGGACTGAAAGTGGTGCTGCTCCATGGCCTTCCTCATCACCTGTCACCCCACTTTACTCAGCGGCAGGGCCAAGATTAGAAAGGAACAGGCGAGAATTTTATCAGTCCATGTGGCAGAGTCTTCAGGCAGAGCCTCCCAGCAGCCAGTATTAAAACAAGCGGGCACCATAACCAAATGTCTGTTTAATGCCCTCAAAGTAGTAGCGCTGCCAGCCTTGCTTTGTTCTTTCTTCCTCACTGGCAGGAACGCCCTTGCCTTCCAAGCACACCTCCGTCTCACCACCTTTGTCATTGAAGTTCAAGGTGATGGTTGCAAAGTGCCCTAGAGGAACCAAAGCAGATCCGTCAGCAGTGTGTAGTAGAGTACATACAGCCCCCAGAGGCTGCTCTGCCCCTCCTTTCACAGGGCACCACTTAAGACTCTTCGAGGTCCCTCCCAGAGGGTCTACTTATGGCAGCTGTAGGCCTTCCCTAGAAACACAGCTAGAAGAGGGCTCCCTCTCCCTGCGGTTTGAAGCAGTTGCAGCTACAGCTGCACAAGCAGCTACTTCATCCTTCCTACCTGCTCACTGCCCTACACAGTGCAGTGACTGAAGATGCAGGCATGATAGTGTGGGATAGAAAGCTGGGATAacactggagcagctcccagaaCATCCTCTCCTCCCCGATCACGAGCCACAATTAAGTGTGGCAAATGGGGCTGGTATCCTTCAAAGATGGGCAAGTCCATTTCTGGACTACTTACCAGCTGGCCAAGACTTAAATCTCCATTTCATAACAAGTTGCTTCTCAGGAACCTTGAAAAGGAAGACAAAGATTGAGTAGTAATTTTTTGTAAATCCTACAGTCTAATAGAAAACATCTAGATTTGTGTTGATATGAATGAAGCCTTAGAGATGCCTtgagaaacacacacacatagaggaaaagggattttaagtgtccttttcttttcaatCCCCTTCTAGAAAGGTATGCAATAGTATAGCCCCAAACACCTGAGACAGAGTCCCTGGCTGTCCAGAAGACTTTAGTGGCAATTGagccaaagagaaaaaggttCAGTTACTATCTTTAACACTCCTCCAACCTCTGATAAATAAAATCACACAAAGACAGGGGAGATCTATGACTGGAAGTCACATTTTCTCCCCAGACTGAAGTGCCATGCATTAATCCATACTACTAGGAATGCTTCAATAGCCACAGAAATTATAGGTAACTATTGGGCACCATGTAGAATCCCACAGTTAGCTAACAAAAGCACTCTAACAGAACTGATAAAAAGTTACAGCCTGATAACAGTGCTGCCGCTGAGCAAGATACACCTGAACTGGTTAGTACTTACTAGGTCAACAAACTCTCCTGTGACACTGCCATCCAGCAACTGAAACTTGCCTCCTTTATCGGCCTCCAAGGTGGCTTGTGCGTGGGTGAAAGCTTGGACCATCTGTAAAGAATTCAGGAGAAGATCTGTATTACTTGACATTATTTTCCTGCAAACTCGTTGCCTAATGCCTCCCACCAAGATACAAAAGTTTGGAAGAGGAGGTAGGTCAATAGTGTAAGGTCTTCAGCAAAAGACAAAATCCCTGGCCAGAAAATCAAGTTTTTAGCTACTACAGCAACATTTCAACCGCCCAAGGAAAAGAACCTCCAGTTTTCATAGTGCTATGCAGTGTTCTAAGTCACACAGTAATTTACTTTGCTGATTTCTTAATGAAACCAAAttctaagaaaaaaaccaattcattgctttttcatttttcttatcaAATTAGGAAGAACAAAAGACTAAGACCATGTTTAAATAATGATACAATGCTGCTCTCTCCTCCTAAACTATATAATAGCATGCGGAAAAGTGGAAGCTATTCCTAAAGGCAGCTTTTGATACCACCTAaccttaaaaggaaaaaacaaaccagaagcACACAACTGTAAATCCCAAGTGATC
This window of the Anomalospiza imberbis isolate Cuckoo-Finch-1a 21T00152 chromosome 6, ASM3175350v1, whole genome shotgun sequence genome carries:
- the ISM2 gene encoding isthmin-2 isoform X2, whose protein sequence is MPLIRGKVVLILGFVFLTTFLAAVRGLPVRGKQRSNTPKERNSKLAEVSASSNPRSAGDEELPPSGKARGLRRSGHAGPRRHRRRGVAQQAARSPALPQPSGAGQEESLPFMLDLQNLPGLANVDLSAQNPNIQVTIEVVDDPQAEMEMDLLKETSNDWSLTSSEWLSHKDLFWPLFWEYSDPAEGEEEDEDEEEEEEEEEDDNLDVEDREEEEDDDEEEDFPTEYEEEESMLSGVGGNWDQRWPGQKNWIFKEKYNYDYEDEEEWSPWSPCSITCGSGNQKRTRSCGYACTATESRTCDLTHCPEGEMVFPTEETPFKSDNTTELFNSEVDSCEKWLNCKSDFLTKYLSKVLTDLPSCPCSYPLEAVYSAVNLRDEQQGKSFRWRDASGPKERLDIYKPTARFCLRSMLSLDSTTLAAQHCCYDEHTRLITRGKGAGVPNLISTEFSPELHYKVDMLPWILCKGDWSRYHAVRPPNNGQRCADNPTEEEYLSQLQEAKEY
- the ISM2 gene encoding isthmin-2 isoform X3, encoding MPLIRGKVVLILGFVFLTTFLAAVRGLPVRGKQRSNTPKERNSKLAEVSASSNPRSAGDEELPPSGKARGLRRSGHAGPRRHRRRGVAQQAARSPALPQPSGAGQEESLPFMLDLQNLPGLANVDLSAQNPNIQVTIEVVDDPQAEMEMDLLKETSNDWSLTSSEWLSHKDLFWPLFWEYSDPAEGEEEDEDEEEEEEEEEDDNLDVEDREEEEDDDEEEDFPTEYEEEESMLSGVGGNWDQRWPGQKNWIFKEKYNYGSEGEMVFPTEETPFKSDNTTELFNSEVDSCEKWLNCKSDFLTKYLSKVLTDLPSCPCSYPLEAVYSAVNLRDEQQGKSFRWRDASGPKERLDIYKPTARFCLRSMLSLDSTTLAAQHCCYDEHTRLITRGKGAGVPNLISTEFSPELHYKVDMLPWILCKGDWSRYHAVRPPNNGQRCADNPTEEEYLSQLQEAKEY
- the ISM2 gene encoding isthmin-2 isoform X1, which gives rise to MPLIRGKVVLILGFVFLTTFLAAVRGLPVRGKQRSNTPKERNSKLAEVSASSNPRSAGDEELPPSGKARGLRRSGHAGPRRHRRRGVAQQAARSPALPQPSGAGQEESLPFMLDLQNLPGLANVDLSAQNPNIQVTIEVVDDPQAEMEMDLLKETSNDWSLTSSEWLSHKDLFWPLFWEYSDPAEGEEEDEDEEEEEEEEEDDNLDVEDREEEEDDDEEEDFPTEYEEEESMLSGVGGNWDQRWPGQKNWIFKEKYNYDYEDEEEWSPWSPCSITCGSGNQKRTRSCGYACTATESRTCDLTHCPGSEGEMVFPTEETPFKSDNTTELFNSEVDSCEKWLNCKSDFLTKYLSKVLTDLPSCPCSYPLEAVYSAVNLRDEQQGKSFRWRDASGPKERLDIYKPTARFCLRSMLSLDSTTLAAQHCCYDEHTRLITRGKGAGVPNLISTEFSPELHYKVDMLPWILCKGDWSRYHAVRPPNNGQRCADNPTEEEYLSQLQEAKEY